The proteins below come from a single Gimesia alba genomic window:
- a CDS encoding PIG-L deacetylase family protein produces the protein MADQSLRILVFGAHPDDCDIKAGGTAALYQQAGHTVKFVSVTNGESGHQRLSGAELADIRRAEAAAAGKSLGVEYEVMQNRDGYLQPTIEARFEIIRLIRTFQPDLILTHRPNDYHPDHRYTSQLVCDAAYMVTVPPIVPDVPALRTNPVIAYLSDHFTRPYPFSPTVVVDVEPVWDRLVDALDSHRSQFYDWLPYNHFYEEEVPADESKRKAWLSEKMKARIAPLADRYRDLIIQTYGEKRGNEIQLIEAFEPCEYGSPLTEENTKTLFPFLP, from the coding sequence ATGGCAGATCAATCATTGCGAATCCTGGTTTTTGGCGCTCACCCTGATGATTGCGACATCAAGGCGGGGGGCACAGCTGCCTTGTATCAACAAGCCGGGCATACGGTGAAATTTGTCAGTGTGACGAACGGCGAATCGGGCCATCAGCGGCTTTCCGGGGCTGAACTGGCGGACATTCGTCGCGCAGAAGCGGCTGCCGCAGGGAAATCGCTGGGAGTTGAATATGAGGTCATGCAAAATCGGGACGGGTATCTGCAGCCCACCATTGAAGCACGATTTGAAATCATTCGGCTGATCCGCACGTTTCAGCCTGATCTGATTTTGACTCATCGCCCCAATGATTATCATCCCGATCACCGCTATACCTCGCAGCTGGTCTGCGACGCGGCCTATATGGTCACGGTGCCTCCCATCGTGCCCGATGTTCCTGCATTGCGCACCAACCCCGTGATTGCTTACCTCTCAGATCATTTCACGCGCCCCTACCCCTTCTCTCCCACCGTAGTGGTTGATGTGGAACCGGTTTGGGATCGACTGGTCGATGCTCTGGATAGCCATCGTTCCCAGTTTTATGACTGGCTGCCTTATAATCATTTTTACGAAGAGGAAGTGCCTGCTGACGAGTCGAAACGGAAAGCCTGGCTCAGCGAAAAAATGAAGGCCCGTATTGCTCCTCTGGCAGACCGCTATCGTGATTTGATTATTCAAACCTACGGAGAAAAACGAGGCAACGAGATTCAATTGATAGAAGCGTTTGAGCCTTGTGAATACGGCTCTCCATTAACAGAAGAAAACACCAAGACGTTATTTCCATTCCTGCCCTGA
- a CDS encoding c-type cytochrome, with protein sequence MRNRVQLICVLMMFLSCVCSLSAEETAAERGYRILTSKAYLPPDFDQAVLEDLWKVWPQEQRTKAEQASPEERREMIYSYYGIMHRPDSESSPLGYVVTPEQKWVMNCFNCHGGKVAGTVIPGAPNSHVALHTLTEDVSKIKLQQLKKLSHLDLAAVGIPLGTTHGTTNSVIFGVVLDSLRDPDMNFDRTRKVPQLLHHDMDPPAWWNVKRKQKIYADAFMTKNHRVLMQFILIPRNNAQKIKQWEADFEDILAYIESLEAPRYRWPIDESLAHRGKLVFNDHCARCHGTYGENAAYPEKTVAIAELKTDPVRLQSLPPAYRAALNQSWLSRYGKDPVVEDPGGYVAPPLNGIWASAPYFHNGSVPTLWHVLHPDARPQIWKRTENGYDKQKVGLEITTFSELPENLSIKQKRSYFDTSQFGKAASGHDYPNALDPSEKRAVLEYLKTL encoded by the coding sequence ATGCGAAATCGAGTTCAGCTGATCTGTGTTTTGATGATGTTTTTGAGCTGTGTCTGTTCCCTGTCAGCGGAAGAAACCGCAGCCGAGCGCGGTTACCGTATTTTGACGTCAAAAGCCTATTTGCCGCCCGATTTTGATCAGGCGGTGTTAGAAGATCTCTGGAAGGTCTGGCCCCAAGAACAGCGCACCAAAGCAGAGCAGGCGTCTCCCGAAGAACGCCGTGAAATGATCTATTCGTATTATGGGATCATGCACCGCCCTGATTCGGAATCGTCTCCACTGGGATATGTAGTCACACCAGAGCAGAAATGGGTCATGAACTGTTTCAACTGTCATGGCGGAAAAGTGGCGGGAACCGTGATTCCGGGGGCCCCCAACAGCCATGTTGCTTTGCATACACTGACGGAAGATGTGAGTAAGATTAAGCTACAGCAGTTGAAAAAATTGAGTCATCTGGATCTGGCAGCAGTGGGCATTCCTCTGGGGACGACGCATGGAACCACCAATTCGGTGATCTTTGGCGTGGTGCTCGATTCCCTCCGTGATCCCGATATGAATTTTGATCGCACCCGCAAAGTCCCCCAGCTATTGCATCATGACATGGATCCGCCGGCCTGGTGGAATGTGAAGCGGAAACAGAAAATTTATGCCGATGCGTTCATGACCAAGAATCACCGCGTCTTAATGCAGTTTATCCTCATTCCCCGCAACAACGCGCAGAAGATCAAGCAGTGGGAAGCCGACTTTGAAGACATTCTGGCGTATATCGAATCACTGGAAGCCCCCCGCTATCGCTGGCCCATTGATGAATCACTGGCGCACCGGGGAAAACTGGTGTTCAATGATCATTGTGCACGCTGTCATGGTACCTATGGTGAGAATGCTGCCTATCCCGAGAAAACGGTCGCGATTGCGGAACTGAAAACGGACCCGGTGCGATTGCAATCGTTGCCGCCCGCATATCGGGCCGCCTTGAATCAAAGCTGGCTCTCGCGGTATGGAAAAGATCCCGTGGTAGAAGATCCGGGCGGATATGTGGCGCCTCCGTTGAACGGCATCTGGGCGTCGGCTCCTTATTTTCATAATGGATCGGTGCCGACGTTGTGGCACGTCTTGCATCCGGATGCACGTCCCCAAATCTGGAAACGGACCGAAAACGGCTACGATAAACAGAAAGTCGGCCTGGAAATTACGACGTTTTCCGAGTTGCCCGAGAACTTATCGATCAAGCAAAAGCGAAGCTATTTTGATACTTCGCAGTTTGGTAAAGCAGCGAGTGGCCATGACTATCCCAACGCTCTGGACCCGTCAGAGAAACGGGCTGTTCTTGAGTATTTGAAGACGCTTTGA
- a CDS encoding CPBP family intramembrane glutamic endopeptidase, translated as MAAPENRPSDDPESELSNLEFLDSDDSENAGTTSDSDNAATEIEQVFQDAIQVAHLEDQTQLPTHLRPPGPGLLESICWMFGVFGAHFAGIMLFIVGAFIYLMMTTNLGQDAVTIQKNLTQFFESHPIEMAGVEQGIFVLIAMAAIGLRLRKGILAKVNLQPFAISTGLLLFISVIPLSMLSGEFYRIAFEAWSTFSEQLPFLKRFNELQTMEMVKQMAENSPLWALVLVIAVFPAIGEEIVFRGVIGRGLLARWGLIPGIVITSIMFGIVHVHPAHVFAVIPLGMFMHFVYYVTRSFWAPVLVHFLNNAFAVSMAKMISELPENAAKLGDETQAVHPLITLTAALFIAVVCVYLWKTRARYVTPTGSEWTPGYISNERPPSGTSVTLERKPAALAFYPGLALLYLLFLATMGMFGLQ; from the coding sequence ATGGCAGCTCCTGAAAACAGACCTTCTGACGATCCGGAATCCGAATTATCGAATCTGGAATTTCTGGACAGCGATGATTCTGAAAATGCAGGCACAACTTCGGACTCAGACAATGCCGCAACCGAGATCGAGCAGGTATTCCAGGATGCCATTCAGGTCGCTCACTTAGAAGATCAGACGCAGTTGCCCACACATCTTCGACCACCGGGCCCCGGTTTGCTTGAATCCATTTGTTGGATGTTTGGTGTTTTTGGTGCGCATTTCGCCGGCATCATGCTCTTTATCGTCGGCGCTTTCATTTATTTGATGATGACGACCAATCTGGGGCAGGATGCTGTCACAATTCAAAAAAATCTCACGCAGTTTTTTGAAAGTCACCCCATAGAGATGGCAGGAGTGGAGCAGGGGATTTTTGTGTTAATCGCCATGGCTGCCATTGGATTGCGATTGAGAAAAGGGATTTTAGCAAAAGTCAATTTACAGCCCTTTGCAATCTCGACCGGTCTCCTGTTATTCATTTCTGTCATACCCCTTTCCATGCTCTCGGGAGAATTTTACCGCATCGCCTTTGAAGCCTGGAGTACGTTCTCCGAACAGCTCCCTTTCTTGAAACGGTTCAACGAACTGCAAACAATGGAAATGGTCAAGCAGATGGCTGAAAACAGTCCTCTCTGGGCGCTGGTTCTGGTGATTGCGGTTTTCCCGGCTATTGGTGAAGAAATTGTCTTTCGGGGCGTGATTGGTCGCGGACTTTTAGCACGCTGGGGACTGATCCCGGGGATTGTCATTACGTCGATCATGTTTGGAATCGTGCATGTCCACCCTGCACATGTCTTCGCAGTCATTCCCTTAGGCATGTTTATGCATTTTGTGTACTACGTCACACGGAGTTTCTGGGCGCCGGTGCTGGTCCATTTCCTGAATAATGCATTTGCCGTCTCCATGGCCAAAATGATCAGTGAGCTTCCGGAAAATGCCGCAAAACTGGGCGATGAAACACAGGCCGTCCACCCCCTGATTACTTTGACGGCGGCACTGTTTATTGCGGTCGTCTGCGTTTACTTATGGAAGACGCGCGCGAGATATGTCACCCCTACGGGCAGTGAATGGACCCCCGGTTACATTTCGAACGAACGACCGCCGTCCGGAACATCTGTCACGCTTGAACGAAAGCCCGCCGCCCTGGCTTTTTATCCCGGCTTGGCACTGCTTTATCTACTGTTCCTGGCGACGATGGGTATGTTTGGGCTGCAATAA
- a CDS encoding serine/threonine protein kinase: MLPDQDLEADTADHNCQLQYCANCNSTFFQEAGVESCPVCGAKVDGVSVSDLEETIVTHDLAGRNSEQLPDENDLDDPISGTDLHVYQCQSLIGRGGMGMVYLATHHDLGRRCALKILKPRLAERDPDYVRRFLHEGRAVATLNHPNIVTAHAIGEERGYRFLEMELIAGRALGRVVREDGPLSPLHATSLIAQVASGLGTAHAKGIIHQDLKLENILLTSSGVPKIADFGLAKRITADDCDSSQQYLAGTPNFMAPELFQGSPATATSDVYSLGVCFFVLLTGQLPHRGQNFNSLIQNVTSQPAPSVRDFCSEIPLEISECVSLMLDKSPANRFQNGFMAALYLNAVLGQAQNIEAMLHEAFGNNKSVSWIRDGAQYILEVRQAAKRKQTVFIEPSDHQMHERLLLIYSTCCNAQPEYYEEALRLNAEISHGGISIREVNGESKFVMIDTFPRSSVDAEDIRKSVMAVAQHADEIEHQLTGHDLN, encoded by the coding sequence ATGTTACCAGATCAAGATCTCGAAGCTGACACAGCCGATCACAACTGCCAGCTGCAGTATTGCGCCAATTGCAATTCGACCTTCTTTCAAGAAGCGGGAGTCGAGAGCTGTCCTGTGTGTGGTGCTAAAGTAGATGGAGTATCGGTTTCCGATTTAGAGGAAACCATCGTGACTCACGATCTGGCGGGACGGAATTCCGAGCAACTGCCAGATGAGAACGATCTGGATGATCCAATTTCCGGTACTGACTTGCATGTCTATCAATGCCAGTCGCTGATTGGTCGTGGTGGTATGGGAATGGTGTATCTGGCGACACACCATGATCTGGGAAGACGCTGTGCTCTGAAAATTCTCAAGCCAAGGCTGGCCGAACGTGATCCGGATTACGTCAGACGTTTTTTGCATGAAGGCCGTGCCGTCGCGACTTTGAACCATCCGAATATTGTCACAGCTCATGCGATTGGGGAAGAACGAGGTTATCGTTTTCTGGAAATGGAGTTGATTGCCGGTCGTGCGTTAGGTCGCGTGGTTCGCGAAGATGGGCCTTTGAGCCCGCTGCACGCGACATCGTTGATTGCACAGGTGGCGTCTGGTCTGGGAACGGCACATGCCAAGGGAATTATCCATCAGGATTTGAAACTGGAAAATATCCTGCTGACAAGTTCCGGCGTTCCCAAGATTGCTGATTTTGGACTCGCGAAGCGGATCACGGCAGACGACTGCGATTCATCACAACAGTATCTGGCTGGTACCCCTAATTTTATGGCTCCCGAGTTATTTCAGGGGAGCCCTGCTACCGCGACATCCGATGTGTACTCGCTGGGAGTCTGCTTTTTTGTCTTGTTGACCGGGCAACTTCCTCATCGTGGACAGAATTTTAATTCTCTGATTCAGAATGTCACTTCTCAGCCTGCACCAAGCGTGCGCGATTTCTGCTCTGAGATTCCCCTGGAAATATCAGAATGTGTTTCGTTGATGTTGGACAAGAGTCCTGCCAATCGATTTCAAAATGGTTTCATGGCGGCACTCTATCTGAACGCGGTACTGGGGCAGGCACAGAATATTGAGGCAATGCTGCATGAGGCATTTGGCAACAATAAGAGTGTCTCCTGGATCAGAGACGGGGCACAATACATTTTGGAAGTCAGACAAGCTGCGAAAAGAAAACAGACGGTTTTTATTGAACCAAGTGATCATCAGATGCATGAGCGGCTCCTGTTGATTTACAGCACCTGTTGCAATGCGCAACCAGAATACTACGAAGAAGCACTCAGGTTAAATGCAGAAATCTCACACGGCGGGATTTCCATTCGTGAAGTCAACGGCGAATCCAAGTTCGTCATGATTGATACCTTCCCCCGCTCTTCGGTCGATGCGGAAGATATCCGCAAGAGTGTGATGGCGGTGGCACAGCACGCCGATGAAATTGAACATCAACTGACTGGGCATGACCTGAATTAA
- the rpmA gene encoding 50S ribosomal protein L27, with amino-acid sequence MAHKKGQGSSRNGRDSEAQRRGIKKFGGESVLAGNIIARQCGTKWHPGKNVGMGRDYTIFSLVEGKVYFDKEGRRINVEPALN; translated from the coding sequence ATGGCTCATAAGAAAGGACAAGGGTCCAGCCGTAACGGACGCGATTCAGAAGCACAACGCCGCGGAATTAAAAAATTCGGTGGGGAAAGCGTCCTGGCAGGAAACATTATTGCCCGTCAATGTGGTACAAAATGGCATCCCGGAAAAAATGTTGGTATGGGCCGAGACTATACCATCTTTTCTCTGGTTGAAGGCAAAGTTTATTTCGACAAAGAAGGTCGACGTATCAACGTTGAGCCTGCCTTGAACTAA
- a CDS encoding S1C family serine protease, translating to MKYVIGCFFSAVLGGLLVASIESPSSLWITSSEAQVPMKPTGPRIIPPTPLNPTLSKPTTKKSGQATQQNFFNERGLSPEEEINVSVYEKLNKSVVHITTKSTKTDGFFLLEYDTEGAGSGAIIDKSGHILTNYHVIENAQQVNVTLFNGKSYSATFVGADAINDIAVIKIEEEPQILHPVTMADSSRLKVGQRVFAIGNPFGLERTMTCGIISSLNRSLKLRGNRTIKSIIQIDAAVNPGNSGGPLLNSHGQLIGINTAIASSTGQSSGVGFAIPSNLVARVVPQLLTHGHMIHPEIGIQRVYETEQGLLVAKLTPGGPAEKAGLRGPKIERQRRGLIVIERVDRGAADLIVAVDGNEIKTAADFLDYIESKKPGDTVLVTVLRGKEQTPTKISVKLTASHTNRQ from the coding sequence ATGAAATATGTTATCGGTTGTTTTTTCTCTGCAGTATTAGGCGGCTTGCTTGTCGCTTCGATTGAATCACCATCTTCGCTCTGGATTACCTCTTCTGAAGCGCAAGTCCCCATGAAACCAACGGGCCCGCGGATTATCCCTCCTACACCGCTGAATCCCACTTTATCAAAGCCCACCACGAAAAAATCCGGGCAGGCAACTCAGCAAAACTTTTTCAATGAGCGCGGCCTGTCACCTGAAGAAGAAATCAATGTCAGCGTCTACGAGAAATTAAATAAGAGCGTGGTTCACATCACGACAAAAAGCACGAAAACCGATGGATTTTTCTTACTGGAATATGACACGGAAGGAGCAGGCTCTGGCGCCATCATCGATAAGTCAGGACATATTTTGACGAATTACCATGTGATTGAAAATGCCCAGCAGGTCAACGTCACATTATTCAACGGCAAGTCCTACTCGGCGACATTCGTTGGTGCCGATGCCATTAATGATATTGCTGTGATCAAGATTGAAGAAGAACCGCAAATCCTGCATCCGGTTACGATGGCGGATTCCAGTCGGCTCAAAGTCGGGCAGCGGGTCTTTGCCATTGGTAACCCATTTGGTCTGGAACGCACTATGACTTGCGGCATTATTTCCAGTCTGAACCGGTCACTAAAGTTGCGCGGGAATCGCACAATCAAATCAATCATTCAAATCGATGCCGCGGTTAATCCCGGAAATTCGGGCGGCCCCTTACTCAACTCTCATGGCCAATTAATCGGCATTAATACAGCGATTGCCAGCAGCACGGGACAGAGCTCGGGCGTCGGATTTGCGATTCCCTCAAACCTGGTCGCACGGGTTGTTCCTCAACTTCTTACACACGGTCATATGATCCATCCGGAAATCGGCATTCAACGTGTCTACGAAACGGAGCAGGGCTTACTCGTTGCCAAATTGACTCCAGGAGGCCCCGCTGAAAAGGCCGGCTTACGAGGGCCAAAAATTGAGAGACAGAGAAGAGGGCTGATTGTGATTGAACGCGTTGACCGTGGCGCAGCCGACTTAATCGTTGCTGTCGACGGGAACGAAATTAAAACGGCGGCCGACTTTCTGGACTACATCGAAAGCAAAAAACCGGGCGACACGGTACTTGTGACCGTTTTAAGAGGGAAAGAGCAAACGCCGACGAAAATCTCCGTGAAATTGACGGCCAGCCATACAAATCGCCAATAA
- a CDS encoding 6-phosphofructokinase encodes MRRIALLTAGGDTPALNATLFGAVERANELRIEVIGIIKGFGGLLDPNVPHLRLNPLYSTIPELDPRCGGTILGSSRTYIDDSHAGELQLVKKRLDQLGIEGLICIGGDGTLNGMQPISQFMPCVLAPKTIDNDLGLNYLDEPNEWVREVDSESKKEKFRKMPSKQDLDLEDIVNYATPGYATAVYVCVQGVQRIRTTAESHRRIAIVEVMGRESGYLALGAAYGQPDIILIPEVPLDYERFERRVRDLYDAQKNVVIVIGEGLRDQDGKRLGDISKSVDPAGNVIFSGAAEVLQNMLVESMGDHYFVSRKRHEQAAAATFTRKIGHTQRGGRPIRFDRYYAAQLGGKAIDLLVQRQNNYVAILQWNEQQGFHVSSINGNALRDSWRGIHPRLLHPSFYDEHRYQPSKLGINYLSKIFTNAVGSDDLEILREDLFDTGHLKSRYQSVNVEIHKHIRYLRSDNEEGPIDPF; translated from the coding sequence ATGCGTCGGATTGCCCTCTTAACAGCAGGTGGAGATACACCGGCTCTCAATGCAACTCTGTTTGGAGCTGTGGAACGAGCCAATGAACTTCGGATTGAAGTGATCGGGATCATCAAAGGTTTTGGTGGCTTGCTCGACCCCAATGTCCCCCATCTTCGGCTCAACCCCCTGTATTCAACCATTCCCGAACTCGATCCACGTTGTGGCGGAACGATTCTCGGTTCTTCGCGGACCTACATTGATGATTCGCATGCGGGGGAACTGCAACTTGTCAAGAAACGCCTTGATCAATTAGGCATTGAAGGTTTGATCTGTATTGGCGGCGATGGCACGCTGAATGGGATGCAGCCGATTTCTCAATTCATGCCCTGTGTCCTGGCTCCGAAAACCATTGATAACGATCTGGGTTTGAATTATCTGGACGAACCCAATGAATGGGTGCGCGAGGTCGATTCTGAAAGTAAAAAAGAAAAATTCCGGAAGATGCCCAGCAAACAGGATCTGGATCTGGAAGACATCGTTAATTATGCCACTCCCGGATACGCTACGGCAGTCTATGTCTGTGTTCAGGGAGTTCAGCGAATCCGTACCACGGCAGAAAGTCATCGTCGGATTGCGATTGTGGAGGTGATGGGAAGAGAGTCAGGCTATCTTGCACTGGGGGCGGCATATGGACAGCCCGATATTATTCTGATTCCGGAAGTCCCCCTGGATTACGAACGATTTGAACGCCGTGTACGAGATCTCTATGATGCGCAGAAAAATGTTGTGATTGTAATCGGTGAGGGATTGCGCGATCAGGATGGAAAACGTTTAGGAGATATTTCCAAGAGCGTGGACCCGGCCGGGAATGTGATCTTCAGCGGTGCGGCGGAGGTGCTGCAGAACATGCTCGTTGAATCAATGGGCGATCATTATTTTGTGTCACGCAAGCGGCATGAACAGGCAGCCGCGGCAACATTCACACGAAAAATTGGTCATACGCAACGAGGCGGTCGGCCGATCCGGTTTGACCGATATTACGCAGCGCAGTTAGGTGGAAAGGCCATCGATCTGCTCGTCCAGCGCCAAAACAACTATGTGGCTATCCTGCAATGGAATGAGCAACAGGGGTTCCATGTCAGTTCGATTAATGGAAATGCATTACGCGATTCCTGGCGCGGAATTCATCCGCGATTGCTACATCCCTCATTTTATGACGAGCATCGATACCAGCCTTCGAAGCTTGGCATCAACTATCTTTCAAAAATTTTCACGAATGCAGTTGGTTCTGATGACCTGGAAATCTTACGGGAAGACCTGTTTGACACAGGACATTTAAAGTCCCGATATCAAAGTGTGAATGTGGAAATTCACAAACATATTCGATACCTGAGGTCGGATAACGAAGAGGGCCCGATTGATCCTTTTTAA